The region GACTCGCACGAGTTCCTCTATACGCACGTCAAAAACCTGCGCCGTAAACTCATAACGGCGGGGTGCCCGGACTATATCCAGACCCGATACGGAGCCGGTTACATTTTTTCGACCCGACTGTCATGAGCCTGCTCAGCCAGACAGCCCGCTATTTACTCAGCACGGCTTTTGCGATTGCGCTGGTGGGATCTGTAGGCTTTTACACGCTTATCCACCGAACAATCCGGTATGAAGTCGATGAAATTCTAACGGCCCAGGTAAACCAGACAGCCCAAAAGCTACGCCATCAGCCGCTTTCGACCCTAACCGACTGGGATAACAACCCGCGCATCGACCGGGTGAATACACCCATAAGGCCCACCTTCACCGACATAACCGTACCCGACTCGCTGAATAATAATGAACCGATTCCAATTCGGCAGCTCCAGCAAACGGTGCTCATACAGGGGCAGTTGTATCTGGTCACCATTCAGCAGCCGTACTACGAATTCAATGAGCTGTCGCGCGAAATATCGGCGGGGGTTATCATTGGCTTTTTACTACTGATGGGCTTGTCCGTCGCTATCGGTGTTGGTTTATCGAGTCGTTTGTGGTATCCGTTTTACGCCACCATCAACCAGCTTAGCACCGTCCGGCTCGATACAGGCAGCGAACCGGTATTCCCGGAAAGCAATATCCGGGAGTTTAGTCTCCTTAGCCGGTCGCTGAGGGAACTGACGCAGAAATTACGACGCCAGTTTTCCCTCCAGAAGCAATTCGCCGAGAACGCGTCGCACGAATTACAAACCCCGTTGGCGGTTGCATCGGCTGAACTTGATTTCCTGCTTCAGTCCGACCACCTGACGGAAAATGATTACGCCCACCTGCAACGGGCCACCGACGCGCTGGGGCGGTTGAGCCAGCTCAATCGTTCATTGTTGTTACTCACACAGGTAGAAAACAACCAGTTTGCCAACGACGAATCTGTTGACATGAGCGAGTTGCTGACACAATGTGCGGATGAATACGAGCCTTTTTTTCAACACCGACACTTGGTGGTTAAACGAGCGATTGCCCCCCAAGTCATTCTGCGTATGAACCGGCAACTAGCGCGCGTCCTACTCTCAAATCTCCTGAAGAACGCGGTTCGGCATAGCGGTGGCGGAGTTGCAAGAAAAGAAAGCACTGTCCGTTTAGAATTAACGACCAACGCGCTAACCATCACAAATACAGGCGAGCCATTACCCTTTCCCGAGCACCAGTTGTTCTATCGGTTCGTCAAAAACCCGGCCCGGCCCGACTCGATGGGATTGGGGCTGGCACTTGTCAAGCAAATCTGTGAGCGCTATGCCCTGCCAATAACTTACGTGTATAACGGAGAAACCTGGGAGCACTCATTTCGGATAGAATTCCCGACCTGATAAGCTTTCTTCAAATTCTCTTCATAATTCCCGCCGAAACTTGCTGTCAAATTCACAGCAATGAAACATCTTTTCTCAATTGGACTGCTCCTCTTTAGTGCCTTTTCTTCATTCGGACAAACCAGTCTTTTGATTCGGGTTGAAGACAGCCTAACCCATGCCCCCGTTATTGCGGCCACCGTTCGTACGCCTTCAAAACCCGTAATCGGCAATGTCACCGATGCGAATGGCCTAACCAGACTAACCAATGTACCGGCTACTGTTAAAACCCTGGTGGTTAGCGCCGTTGGCTACGAAACCGAGTCATTTCCGATAACTACTACCGCCGACACCCTTGTTTTTCGGCTTCATAGTCAGGATGAATCACTCGATGAAGTGACCGTTACGGCTACCCGAACCAACTCCCGAATCGAAGACCTGCCCATTAAAGTGGAAGTACTGGGGCAGGAGGATATGGATGAAGAAAGCGCGGTCGTTCCCGGCAACGTGAGCAGCATTCTGGGCGACATTTCCATTATCCATATCCAGCGAACATCGGCCGTCAACGGCAATCAGGCCATTCGAATGCAGGGGCTCGACCCTAAATACACGCAGATTCTGCGCGATGGACTACCGCTTTACGAAGGATTTTCGGGCAACCTAGGCGTCTTGCAGATCCCACCCCTGGATTTAAAACAGGTGGAGGTGGTGAAGGGCTCCGTGTCGACGCTGTATGGCGGTGGAGCTATTGGTGGTATGATCAACATCGTATCGAAATCACCCACCTCCGAAAAACCCACGTTTACGGCTCTCCTTAACCGGTCGGGCCTGAAAGAAAGTAACAGTAACGCCTATTATTCGCAACGCTACGGTAAAACAGGGCTGACGTTATTTGCGGGCTA is a window of Spirosoma linguale DSM 74 DNA encoding:
- a CDS encoding histidine kinase (PFAM: histidine kinase A domain protein; ATP- binding region ATPase domain protein~SMART: histidine kinase A domain protein; ATP- binding region ATPase domain protein~KEGG: pfs:PFLU4983 putative two-component system, sensor kinase) — protein: MSLLSQTARYLLSTAFAIALVGSVGFYTLIHRTIRYEVDEILTAQVNQTAQKLRHQPLSTLTDWDNNPRIDRVNTPIRPTFTDITVPDSLNNNEPIPIRQLQQTVLIQGQLYLVTIQQPYYEFNELSREISAGVIIGFLLLMGLSVAIGVGLSSRLWYPFYATINQLSTVRLDTGSEPVFPESNIREFSLLSRSLRELTQKLRRQFSLQKQFAENASHELQTPLAVASAELDFLLQSDHLTENDYAHLQRATDALGRLSQLNRSLLLLTQVENNQFANDESVDMSELLTQCADEYEPFFQHRHLVVKRAIAPQVILRMNRQLARVLLSNLLKNAVRHSGGGVARKESTVRLELTTNALTITNTGEPLPFPEHQLFYRFVKNPARPDSMGLGLALVKQICERYALPITYVYNGETWEHSFRIEFPT